A segment of the Gammaproteobacteria bacterium genome:
TCCCAAGGTGATTCGTCTTGAACCTTAAACGAGGAGATTACAACATGAAGTGGGAAACCCCTGATTATAGCGACATTCGTTTTGGTTTTGAGGTAACGATGTACATCAACAATCGTTAATGTATATCAGGTTTAGGGGCTGTCTTTTTGCAGCCCCTGAATCGTTTTACACCACCTGATTAATGAGATTTTTTGCTATAACCTGGACTGCCCCTAAGTACACCGACATCCGCTTCGGCTTCGAAGTGACGATGTACATTCAGAACCGGTAGTCATATTGAGGCGGGGCAGGAAGTGGCGCCCGCTATGAATACGAGAATTCCGCGAGGTGGCGGAGGGGACTGTTGCCCCGAAACGCTGCCGAGCATTAACCGATCGTTTCAACCTGGCCCTGTGGTGGCGCTCGAAAGGGCTGCCTAAGCAGGGCCAATTATTATATTGTCAGGGCAGACAAGTAGGATAGGGTCCAACGAGCAAGCAGACGATGCACGTACATGTACTGGGTTCCGGTGCCGGCGGCGGCTTCCCACAGTGGAACTGCAACTGTCGCAACTGCCGGAGACTGAGAAATGGTGAAATGTGCGGACAGGCGCGCACGCAATCGTCGATCACGGTGAGCAGTAACGGGTTGGACTGGGTATTGTTCAACGCCTCTCCAGACATTCGTAGTCAACTGGAATCTTTTCCCGCTATGCAACCGGCGCGTGCGGTGCGTGATACGGCCATCTGCGCAATCGTTCTGATTGACGCGCAGATTGATCATACGACTGGGCTGGTGATGCTGCGGGAGAAAGGCAGTCCTTTGGATATTTACTGTACGGAAATGGTCCATCAAGACCTCACGACAGGATATCCGCTGTTAAAACTGCTGAAACACTATTGTGGCGTCGAGTGGCACGCAATACCGCTGGACGATGGCGAATCGTTCACGATCGAAAAAGCGGACGGGTTGCGCTTCACCGCGGTGCCAT
Coding sequences within it:
- the pqqB gene encoding pyrroloquinoline quinone biosynthesis protein PqqB, with the translated sequence MHVHVLGSGAGGGFPQWNCNCRNCRRLRNGEMCGQARTQSSITVSSNGLDWVLFNASPDIRSQLESFPAMQPARAVRDTAICAIVLIDAQIDHTTGLVMLREKGSPLDIYCTEMVHQDLTTGYPLLKLLKHYCGVEWHAIPLDDGESFTIEKADGLRFTAVPLKSEAPPYSPRRHNPEKGDNIGVHIKDLNTGKNLFYVPGLGEIEPHVLGYMADADCLLVDGTVWTDDELAHEGISDKLASEMGHLRQSGDGGMISVLDTLEKPRKILIHINNTNPILDDNSDERAILASKGIEVAFDGMDIQI
- the pqqA gene encoding pyrroloquinoline quinone precursor peptide PqqA — protein: MKWETPDYSDIRFGFEVTMYINNR